In the genome of Daucus carota subsp. sativus chromosome 9, DH1 v3.0, whole genome shotgun sequence, the window TACAAGTGAAACACATATACTATGGGCTGTAGTTATTCTCTGTGGTGGTGTTGTTTGAAGCTCAGATATTTGGACTTTTCTTTTATTCTGACTTCTGTTTAAAGGTTGTCCGCTTTATTTCTAGACGTAGATGTCCACGTATAATTATTGTGAAACCTACACTCCTTGGCTATGGTTGTTTCAAGAATTAAGATTATATAAAAAGACCAATCTGCTTTAAATTGAGAGCACAATGGACTAAACAAGCCTTAAGTTTTATTCTCTATGTCATCCAATGGACTAATTATTATAACTTTATGGTTTGTCATGCGGGAGGATCATAATCCTATGAAGAGTGTGGGATTAAATAGTGCCCCTTAAATGAACTAGAAGGTGATGTTGAATGTTCTTTCGGAAGTAAGTAATGAAGACTATACGAGCTAGATAACTTGGTATGCTGTAAACTTTGGTCAGGAAGGATGAACATGTGAAAGTAATTCATTTTTTTGAATGTGTTCTATTATTCTTATATCATGTCTTATACATCCAGTTGTCATTTTCCCCCTCAAAGAAATCACTCTTGAATATGAACAATTTTTCAGTTACTAACAGATTATGCCATTGTTGTTACCATTTTCGAACTTTTTTCTTTCACAAAGCAGCAGTGTTTTGCTTGATGCATTCAACTCTTGTTAGTCATGCATTTTTGATTTTCGAGAATAGTTATTCTCTGTTTTTTGGTTAAATTCTTTTGTAATTGTACTAATTCATGTATGCTTGATTTCTTTCAGGCGAGTGAAGCTTTAGGAGTTTTCAGCTCAAGTTGAACATGCTTTTAGACTCAGCATATCAGTACCCTTCTACACAAGTAATATAATTTACAATTTAGATCTGAGTGCTCCTAGTCCAGGATCTTGTGCTCCTTGTGACACATTGTGTAATGGATAGGTCAGATACATCAGGATTTGTGAGTGGAGGTAGCTTATTGAGGTATTTGAAAGCTTtgttcattttgatttataCATCTTACTAGTTCAGTAACTGTGATTTTCTAGATAGCATTTTAGTACCTAGTACCCAAAAAATGGATATCAACCCGAATACGAAATTGTTCTCTTGCAACCATGAGCtgataaaaattaaaagctCAGCCGATACTACGTTAAGCCTGGATTTCTTTGGCTATGGAGAAAAGAAAGACACGGGCCTTAGAAGAGCTAGAGCTGGCTTTGGGGACCATATTATCTCTTCAGGTGCATCTGATGATGGGTGCAGATTAGTCCTTGGTTTGGGCCCTGCACCTCCCACGAGTCATAATGATTGGCGCCCAATTGGCTTGAGTAATAGTAATGCATCGAAGAATATATTGCATCAGGAGATGTCATCTGAGAGTGATTCAGTTTTAAAACTTGGTGTATCAGGAGGGACTGATGAAGTTACAGCACTCAAGTGTCCATTCGCTTCACAAAGTGCGTCTCATACTAACCAAGTTGCAGTTGTTGGTCACAGAGTTATGGCTCCTGTTTCTGACGAGGGTTCAACATCAGCCAAGAAATCAGGTGGTTATATGCCATCACTGCTTTTTGCTCCAAGTATTAATAGCATCAATCTCTTTTGGCAACCAGAAGAAGTTTCTAATCATGAAACAAAATCTTATAGCCATCCTCATCAGTTAAGTTCCGAGCCTTCTGCTGTCTCAGATTATTCAATGAGTACAGTTTCTGAGCCTGTGACAGATGGTACATTATCAAGTTACCAGACCAGCAATGCTAAAAAGTGCAAGTTTGAAGGCTGTACAAAAGGAGCTAGAGGAGCAACTGGCCTTTGCATTGGCCATGGGGGTGGACAGAGATGCCAGAAACCAGGGTGCAATAAAGGTGCTGAAAGCCGTACTGCATATTGTAAAGCCCATGGAGGAGGTAGGAGGTGTGAGCATCTTGGATGCACTAAAAGTGCGGAAGGGAGGACAGACTACTGTATTGCACATGGTGGTGGGAAGCGGTGTGGGCATCCATCAGGTTGTGCTAAAGCAGCACGAGGCAAGTCAGGCCTTTGCATTAAACATGGTGGAGGGAAAAGGTGCAAGATAGAGGGTTGCACCCGCAGTGCTGAGGGTCAGATCGGTTTGTGCATCTCGCATGGAGGTGGACGGCGTTGCCAATTCCAGAGTTGTACTAAAGGTGCACAAGGAAGTACAATGTTCTGCAAAGCCCACGGTGGTGGGAAGCGTTGCATTTTTGCTGGCTGCACTAAAGGTGCTGAAGGTAGCACGCCATTGTGCAAAGGACATGGTGGGGGAAAGCGCTGCCTCTTTGATGGCGGTGGGATTTGTCCCAAGAGTGTGCACGGAGGCACAAATTTTTGTGTTGCACATGGTGGTGGAAAGAGGTGTGCTGTTTCAGGCTGCACAAAGAGTGCACGAGGACGAACTGATTCCTGTGTTAGGCACGGTGGAGGAAAGCGTTGTCAGTTTGAAAATTGTGACAAGAGTGCACAAGGAAGCACTA includes:
- the LOC108202755 gene encoding uncharacterized protein LOC108202755; this translates as MDINPNTKLFSCNHELIKIKSSADTTLSLDFFGYGEKKDTGLRRARAGFGDHIISSGASDDGCRLVLGLGPAPPTSHNDWRPIGLSNSNASKNILHQEMSSESDSVLKLGVSGGTDEVTALKCPFASQSASHTNQVAVVGHRVMAPVSDEGSTSAKKSGGYMPSLLFAPSINSINLFWQPEEVSNHETKSYSHPHQLSSEPSAVSDYSMSTVSEPVTDGTLSSYQTSNAKKCKFEGCTKGARGATGLCIGHGGGQRCQKPGCNKGAESRTAYCKAHGGGRRCEHLGCTKSAEGRTDYCIAHGGGKRCGHPSGCAKAARGKSGLCIKHGGGKRCKIEGCTRSAEGQIGLCISHGGGRRCQFQSCTKGAQGSTMFCKAHGGGKRCIFAGCTKGAEGSTPLCKGHGGGKRCLFDGGGICPKSVHGGTNFCVAHGGGKRCAVSGCTKSARGRTDSCVRHGGGKRCQFENCDKSAQGSTNFCKAHGGGKRCSWGDGKCEKFARGRSGLCAAHSSLAQDRDTNHKGLIGPGLFHGLVHTQSTGGSSYNNTYSLSGASALSEYTMDSRDRPSKRQCLIPPQVLVPLSMKSSTSYLRPSNSEKHGEGSIRNSNVDNGSRNCSTRKNFEFVVPEGRVHGGGLMSLLGGDLKNAIDGT